A single region of the Halorussus salinus genome encodes:
- a CDS encoding MarR family transcriptional regulator, whose translation MSTSETARTKESRLTGENATEEIRDLPPSAKLVAKVLEYNDTLTQSQIAEESLLPDRTVRYALNRLDDEGIVSSRFSFSDARKRLYTLDLD comes from the coding sequence ATGAGTACCTCAGAGACTGCACGCACGAAGGAGAGTCGGCTGACGGGGGAGAACGCCACCGAGGAGATACGGGACCTGCCGCCGAGCGCCAAGTTGGTCGCCAAGGTGCTGGAGTACAACGACACCCTGACCCAGAGCCAGATCGCCGAGGAGTCCCTGCTTCCGGACCGGACGGTCCGCTACGCGCTGAACCGCCTCGACGACGAGGGCATCGTCTCCTCGCGGTTCTCGTTCTCGGACGCCCGCAAGCGACTCTACACGCTGGACCTCGACTGA